The Desulfuromonas versatilis genome has a segment encoding these proteins:
- a CDS encoding N-formylglutamate amidohydrolase — MSPEPFSLLISCEHGGNQVPGEYRQLFAGHQALLQTHRGYDIGILPLARRLAEGLGAPLAAAEVTRLLVDLNRSRHSPTLFSFITKPLAETEREKLLERYYHPYRRRVERLAGELAGAGGCLHLSIHSFTPELHGRLRNADLGLLYDPRRPLEREFCLAWQQQLAELAGGWRVRRNYPYRGASDALVTHLRRNLPPDRYLGIELEVNQRIPVLDGPLWEQLQEGLLHTLVGVLEVRKRRVS, encoded by the coding sequence TTGTCCCCTGAACCCTTCTCGCTGTTGATCAGCTGTGAACACGGCGGCAACCAGGTCCCGGGCGAGTACCGCCAGCTGTTTGCCGGCCACCAGGCGCTGCTGCAGACCCACCGTGGTTACGACATCGGCATCCTGCCCCTGGCCCGGAGGCTGGCCGAGGGGCTGGGCGCCCCGCTGGCGGCCGCCGAGGTGACCCGACTGCTGGTCGATTTGAACCGCTCCCGGCACAGCCCCACGCTTTTCAGCTTCATCACCAAGCCTCTGGCGGAGACCGAGCGTGAAAAGCTGCTCGAGCGCTACTACCATCCCTACCGGCGGCGGGTGGAGCGGCTCGCCGGCGAACTTGCCGGGGCGGGGGGCTGTCTGCACCTCTCGATCCATTCCTTCACCCCCGAATTGCACGGCAGGCTGCGCAACGCCGATCTCGGCCTGCTCTACGATCCGCGCCGCCCCCTGGAGCGCGAATTCTGCCTGGCCTGGCAGCAGCAGTTGGCCGAACTGGCCGGCGGCTGGCGGGTGCGGCGCAACTACCCCTACCGGGGGGCTTCCGACGCCCTGGTCACCCATCTGCGGCGGAACCTGCCCCCGGATCGCTACCTGGGGATCGAGCTGGAGGTCAACCAGCGCATCCCGGTACTCGACGGCCCACTTTGGGAACAGCTCCAGGAGGGGCTGCTGCACACCCTCGTCGGGGTGCTGGAGGTGAGGAAGCGCAGAGTGTCTTGA
- a CDS encoding carboxylate-amine ligase yields MKEGEILHLFQGFGVELEYMIVERDGLRVLPVADRVLRDGAGEVLNEIEVGPLRWSNELVLHVIELKTNGPAASLAGLGEIFAEHARRINSLLEPHGGRLMPSAMHPWMDPFQEMRLWPHENGPIYEAYNRIFGCRGHGWANLQSAHLNLPFADDREFAVLHAAVRLVLPILPALAASSPVMDGRPTGLIDNRLEVYRLNQALIPSVTGRVIPEPVFNQADYQRVILETMYRDIASHDPQGVLQDEWLNSRGAIARFERNTIEIRVLDVQECPQLDLAIITLIIEVLKALAAERWCSLADQQGWPVEALEPILLGAIRDGEGAIIEDGRYLACFGLERERCRAGELWRHLAETLLGGEQTREELAALSVIFEHGTLSRRILSALGPEPKAQRINDIYRRLCDNLANGRPFVP; encoded by the coding sequence ATGAAAGAGGGGGAGATCCTTCACCTGTTCCAAGGCTTTGGGGTGGAACTCGAGTACATGATCGTCGAGCGCGATGGGCTGCGGGTGCTGCCGGTAGCGGACCGGGTGCTGCGCGACGGCGCCGGCGAGGTGCTCAACGAGATCGAGGTCGGCCCTCTGCGCTGGTCCAACGAACTGGTGCTGCACGTCATCGAGCTCAAGACCAACGGGCCCGCCGCCAGTCTGGCAGGGTTGGGGGAGATCTTCGCCGAGCACGCCCGGCGCATCAACTCTCTGCTCGAACCCCACGGCGGACGGCTGATGCCCTCGGCCATGCACCCCTGGATGGACCCGTTCCAGGAGATGCGTCTGTGGCCCCACGAAAACGGCCCCATCTACGAGGCCTACAACCGCATCTTCGGCTGCCGGGGGCACGGCTGGGCCAACCTGCAGAGCGCCCATCTCAACCTCCCCTTCGCCGATGACCGGGAGTTCGCGGTGCTGCATGCGGCGGTGCGCCTGGTGCTGCCGATCCTGCCGGCGCTGGCTGCCTCCTCTCCGGTCATGGACGGCCGCCCCACCGGGCTGATCGACAACCGGCTGGAGGTCTACCGGCTGAACCAGGCGCTGATCCCCTCGGTGACCGGGCGGGTGATCCCCGAGCCGGTCTTCAACCAGGCCGACTACCAGCGCGTCATCCTCGAGACCATGTACCGCGACATCGCCAGCCACGACCCCCAGGGGGTGCTGCAGGACGAGTGGCTCAATTCGCGGGGCGCCATCGCCCGCTTCGAGCGCAACACCATCGAGATTCGGGTGCTCGACGTGCAGGAGTGCCCCCAGCTCGACCTGGCGATCATCACCCTGATCATCGAGGTGCTCAAGGCGCTGGCCGCCGAGCGCTGGTGCAGCCTGGCCGACCAGCAGGGCTGGCCGGTAGAGGCCCTGGAGCCGATCCTGCTCGGTGCCATCCGCGACGGGGAGGGGGCGATCATCGAGGACGGCCGCTACCTGGCCTGCTTCGGTCTCGAGCGGGAGCGCTGCCGCGCCGGCGAGCTGTGGCGGCACCTGGCCGAAACCCTGCTCGGCGGCGAACAGACCCGCGAGGAGCTGGCCGCCCTCTCGGTCATCTTCGAGCACGGCACCCTGAGCCGGCGGATCCTGTCCGCGCTCGGCCCCGAGCCTAAGGCGCAGCGCATCAATGATATCTACCGCCGGCTCTGCGACAACCTGGCCAATGGGAGGCCCTTTGTCCCCTGA
- a CDS encoding RimK family protein, with the protein MPVPLLVADAADAWLMQIPGVEVVPARTYLTDPRYTEMRRARVFNLCRSYRYQSVGYYVSLLATARGHKPMPSVTVLQDFKSQSVIRIVSEDLDELIQKSLAPLLSKDFVLSIYFGRNLAKRYDRLAGRLFSLFAAPFLRAQFSRNAKSGKWQLATLGPVAASEIPEEHRDFVSGTAQAFFAGKRGSAARKAAARYDLAILVAPGEAEPPSNEKALQRFVRAAESLGMSSELIEKEDIGRLAEFDALFIRETTNVNHHTYRFARRAAAEGLVVVDDPESILRCTNKVFLAELLERNRLATPRTLIVHRENRRQVVGSLGLPCILKQPDSSFSQGVVKVETEAELKEAVARLLEKSELVIAQEFLPTPFDWRIGVFDRMPLFACRYHMAKKHWQILKRDSRGVKSDEGRADTLALEQVPEAVLRTALKAANLIGDGLYGVDLKQVGDKVYVIEVNDNPNIDAGIEDQVLKERLYLGIMETILRRISERKERAQA; encoded by the coding sequence ATGCCCGTGCCGCTGCTGGTGGCCGATGCCGCCGACGCCTGGCTGATGCAGATCCCGGGGGTGGAGGTGGTGCCGGCCCGCACCTACCTCACCGATCCGCGCTACACCGAGATGCGCCGCGCCCGGGTTTTCAACCTCTGCCGCTCCTACCGCTACCAGAGCGTCGGCTACTATGTCTCGCTGCTGGCCACCGCCCGCGGCCACAAGCCGATGCCGAGCGTCACGGTGCTGCAGGATTTCAAGAGCCAGTCGGTGATCCGCATCGTCTCCGAGGACCTCGACGAGCTGATCCAGAAAAGCCTGGCGCCGCTGTTGTCGAAGGATTTCGTGCTCAGCATCTATTTCGGCCGCAACCTGGCCAAGCGCTACGACCGGCTGGCCGGTCGCCTGTTCAGCCTGTTCGCCGCCCCCTTCCTGCGCGCCCAGTTCAGCCGCAACGCCAAATCGGGAAAGTGGCAGCTGGCCACCCTCGGCCCGGTGGCCGCCAGCGAAATCCCCGAGGAGCATCGCGACTTCGTCAGCGGGACCGCCCAGGCCTTCTTCGCCGGCAAACGCGGCAGCGCCGCCAGAAAGGCCGCCGCCCGCTACGACCTGGCCATCCTGGTGGCCCCCGGGGAGGCCGAGCCACCCTCCAACGAAAAGGCCCTGCAGCGCTTCGTGCGCGCCGCCGAGTCCCTGGGGATGAGCTCCGAGCTGATCGAGAAGGAGGACATCGGCCGGCTTGCCGAGTTCGACGCCCTGTTCATCCGCGAGACCACCAACGTCAACCATCACACCTACCGCTTCGCCCGGCGCGCCGCGGCCGAGGGGCTGGTGGTGGTCGACGATCCCGAGTCGATCCTCAGGTGCACCAACAAGGTGTTTCTCGCCGAACTGCTGGAGCGCAACCGGCTGGCCACCCCCAGGACCCTCATCGTCCACCGCGAGAACCGCAGGCAGGTGGTGGGCAGTCTGGGGCTCCCCTGCATCCTCAAGCAGCCCGACAGCTCCTTCTCCCAGGGGGTGGTCAAGGTCGAGACCGAAGCCGAGTTGAAGGAGGCGGTGGCCAGGCTGCTGGAAAAATCCGAACTGGTCATCGCCCAGGAATTTCTGCCCACCCCCTTCGACTGGCGGATCGGGGTCTTCGACCGGATGCCGCTGTTCGCCTGCCGCTACCACATGGCGAAGAAGCACTGGCAGATCCTCAAGCGCGACAGCCGCGGGGTCAAGAGCGACGAGGGGCGTGCCGACACCCTGGCGCTGGAGCAGGTGCCCGAGGCGGTGTTGCGCACCGCGCTCAAGGCGGCCAATCTCATCGGCGACGGTCTCTACGGGGTCGATCTCAAGCAGGTGGGGGACAAGGTCTACGTCATCGAGGTCAACGACAACCCCAATATCGACGCCGGGATCGAGGACCAGGTGCTCAAGGAGCGGCTCTACCTGGGGATCATGGAGACGATTCTGCGGCGCATCAGCGAACGCAAGGAAAGGGCCCAGGCATGA
- a CDS encoding C39 family peptidase: MLTRLPLQILPQPDETTCGPTCLHAVYRYFNDEMPLDRVIAEVPMLQEGGTLAVLLGCHALRRGYRATIYSYKLQLFDPTWMHLDPQALQERLEAQMRFKEDAKLHLASKAYIEFLGRGGKLRFEDLNPALIRRYLNRAVPIITGLSATYLYRSAREYGPNCDYDDIRGVPSGHFVVLRGYDRAERRVLVADPLIPNPVAETQKYAVNIERVICSILLGVLTYDANLLIIQPPAGGGKE, translated from the coding sequence ATGCTGACCCGCCTGCCGCTGCAGATCCTCCCCCAACCCGATGAAACGACCTGCGGTCCGACCTGCCTGCACGCCGTCTACCGCTATTTCAACGACGAGATGCCCCTCGACCGGGTCATCGCCGAGGTGCCGATGCTCCAGGAGGGGGGCACTCTGGCGGTGTTGCTCGGCTGCCACGCCCTGCGCCGCGGTTACCGCGCCACCATCTACAGCTACAAGCTGCAGCTGTTCGATCCCACCTGGATGCACCTGGACCCGCAGGCGCTGCAGGAGCGCCTTGAAGCACAGATGCGCTTCAAGGAGGACGCCAAGCTGCACCTGGCCTCGAAGGCTTATATCGAATTTCTCGGCCGCGGCGGCAAGCTGCGCTTCGAGGATCTGAATCCGGCTTTGATCCGCCGCTATCTCAACCGGGCGGTTCCCATCATCACCGGGCTGAGCGCCACCTACCTGTACCGCAGCGCCCGTGAGTACGGCCCCAACTGCGACTACGACGACATCCGCGGGGTCCCCTCGGGGCATTTCGTGGTGCTGCGCGGCTACGACCGGGCCGAGCGCAGGGTGCTGGTCGCCGACCCGCTGATCCCCAACCCCGTGGCCGAAACCCAGAAGTACGCCGTCAACATCGAGCGCGTCATCTGCTCCATCCTGCTCGGCGTGCTGACCTACGACGCCAACCTGCTGATCATCCAGCCCCCCGCCGGGGGCGGAAAGGAATAG
- a CDS encoding DUF3024 domain-containing protein — translation MPMALPELVRKSAEKLLDRYCAQKVPEDFGHRLKVIYEIEGDAITLVALRFGPVQAGLPQRVPVAQLRYIALLGQWTLHYPSGEQRWVFYQNAPPSLHLGKLLQHLDADPLGLFWDGLTRPAL, via the coding sequence ATGCCCATGGCCCTCCCTGAGTTGGTCCGCAAATCGGCCGAAAAACTCCTGGACCGGTACTGCGCCCAAAAAGTGCCCGAGGACTTCGGACACCGGCTGAAAGTCATCTACGAGATCGAGGGCGATGCCATAACCCTGGTGGCCCTGCGCTTCGGGCCCGTTCAGGCCGGGCTCCCCCAGCGGGTTCCGGTGGCCCAGCTTCGCTACATCGCCCTGCTGGGACAGTGGACCCTGCATTATCCCAGCGGGGAGCAGCGCTGGGTTTTTTACCAGAATGCTCCGCCCTCGCTCCATCTCGGGAAGTTGCTCCAGCATCTTGACGCCGATCCCCTGGGGCTTTTCTGGGACGGTTTGACCCGGCCCGCCCTGTAG
- a CDS encoding Rho termination factor N-terminal domain-containing protein → MNVTEIRDRAKNAGVKQAAKLRKADLIRAIQVIEGNQGCYGVEWRFSCGQADCCWRQDCLTPNPG, encoded by the coding sequence ATGAATGTGACGGAAATCCGCGACCGCGCCAAAAACGCCGGGGTGAAACAGGCCGCCAAGCTGCGCAAGGCCGACCTGATTCGCGCCATCCAGGTCATCGAGGGCAACCAGGGCTGCTATGGGGTGGAGTGGCGATTCAGCTGCGGGCAGGCGGACTGCTGCTGGCGGCAGGATTGCCTGACCCCGAATCCCGGTTGA
- a CDS encoding DoxX family protein, with amino-acid sequence MWKSLGKYRDFGLLLLRVGVGAMFLLHGGPKLLGGPERWEKLGAAMNYLGVYKFPVVWGALAGASEFFGGLCLILGLFFRPACLVLAFTMAVAANMHLGRGDGLQGASHAIEVGILFLSLVFIGPGRHSVDRG; translated from the coding sequence ATGTGGAAGTCGTTGGGGAAATATCGGGATTTCGGCCTTCTGCTGCTGCGGGTCGGGGTCGGGGCCATGTTTCTGCTGCACGGTGGACCCAAACTGCTCGGGGGGCCGGAACGCTGGGAAAAGCTCGGCGCCGCCATGAACTACCTGGGGGTCTATAAGTTCCCGGTGGTCTGGGGGGCTCTGGCTGGAGCAAGCGAGTTCTTCGGTGGGCTCTGCCTGATTCTCGGCTTGTTTTTCCGCCCGGCCTGCCTGGTGCTGGCCTTCACCATGGCGGTAGCGGCCAACATGCACCTGGGCCGCGGCGATGGGCTGCAGGGCGCCTCCCACGCCATCGAGGTCGGCATCCTGTTTCTCAGCCTGGTCTTCATCGGCCCCGGCCGCCACAGCGTCGACCGGGGCTGA
- a CDS encoding UbiD family decarboxylase, producing the protein MGYRNLTECVRDLEASGQLIRVSCEVDPELEVGAIQRRVYQANGPALLFTRVKGCDFPMLGNLFGTLERTRYIFRDTRETIARLVDLKVNPARALRNPWAFLDAPRGAWHLLPKRVQSGPILAHRTSIEALPQLKSWPADGGAFITLPQVYSESPGDPGVRHSNLGMYRVQISGGKYQPGRELGLHYQIHRGIGVHHAEALERGEPLRVNIFVGGPPSLTVAAVMPLPEGMPELAFAGLLGGHRIPLVRPGGGLPIPAEADFCITGTIDPAKILPEGPFGDHLGYYSLAHDFPVLRVEAVYHRPGAIWPFTTVGRPPQEDTSFGAFIHELTGSLIPTVLPGVHAVHAVDAAGVHPLLLAIGSERYLPYAAERTPQELLTLGNAILGQGQLSLAKYLLLTAREDAPQLDVHDIPAFFRHLLERVDWRRDLHFQTATTIDTLDYSGTGLNEGSKVVIAAAGERRRELPTEIPAELSLPPGFSAPRLALPGVLAVQGPPAGQGRGEQDPALTAFCAAFGQQDPIHRFPLLVVVDDSEFTARTLNNFLWVTFTRSNPASDVYGIGEFTRSKHWGCSGPLVIDARHKSHHAPPLVDDPAVERRVDALGAPGQPLHGII; encoded by the coding sequence ATGGGCTACCGCAATCTCACCGAGTGTGTACGTGATCTGGAGGCCAGCGGACAGCTGATCCGGGTCAGCTGCGAAGTCGACCCCGAGTTGGAGGTCGGCGCCATTCAGCGGCGGGTCTATCAGGCCAACGGGCCGGCCCTGCTGTTCACCCGGGTCAAGGGGTGCGACTTCCCGATGCTGGGCAACCTGTTCGGCACTCTCGAGCGGACCCGGTACATCTTCCGCGACACCCGCGAAACCATTGCCCGGCTGGTCGACCTCAAGGTCAACCCGGCCCGGGCCCTGCGGAACCCCTGGGCATTTCTGGACGCGCCGCGCGGCGCCTGGCACCTGCTGCCGAAAAGGGTGCAGAGCGGCCCCATCCTTGCCCACCGCACCAGCATCGAGGCTCTGCCCCAGCTCAAGAGCTGGCCCGCGGACGGCGGTGCCTTCATCACCCTGCCCCAGGTCTACTCCGAAAGCCCCGGCGATCCGGGGGTTCGCCATTCCAACCTGGGGATGTACCGGGTACAGATCTCCGGCGGCAAATACCAGCCGGGGCGCGAGCTGGGCCTGCATTACCAGATCCACCGCGGGATCGGCGTGCACCATGCCGAGGCGCTGGAGCGCGGCGAGCCGCTGCGCGTGAACATCTTCGTCGGCGGTCCGCCGAGCCTCACCGTGGCTGCGGTCATGCCGCTTCCCGAAGGGATGCCCGAGCTGGCCTTTGCCGGTCTGCTCGGCGGCCACCGCATCCCCCTGGTCCGTCCGGGCGGGGGACTGCCGATTCCGGCCGAGGCCGATTTTTGCATCACCGGCACCATCGATCCGGCCAAAATCCTGCCCGAGGGGCCCTTCGGCGATCACCTGGGCTACTACAGCCTGGCCCACGATTTTCCGGTGCTGCGGGTCGAGGCGGTTTATCATCGCCCCGGCGCAATCTGGCCCTTCACCACCGTCGGCCGCCCGCCCCAGGAGGACACCAGCTTCGGCGCCTTCATTCATGAGCTGACCGGCTCATTGATCCCCACGGTGCTGCCGGGGGTCCACGCGGTGCACGCGGTGGACGCCGCCGGGGTGCATCCGCTGCTGCTGGCCATCGGCAGCGAGCGCTACCTTCCCTACGCCGCCGAGCGCACCCCCCAGGAGCTGCTGACCCTGGGCAACGCCATTCTCGGCCAGGGCCAGCTCTCCCTCGCCAAGTACCTGCTGCTGACCGCCCGGGAGGATGCCCCGCAGCTGGATGTCCACGACATCCCCGCGTTTTTTCGCCACCTGCTGGAGCGGGTCGACTGGCGGCGCGATCTGCATTTCCAGACCGCCACCACCATCGACACCCTCGACTATTCCGGCACCGGCCTCAATGAAGGCTCCAAGGTGGTCATCGCCGCCGCCGGGGAGCGGCGCCGGGAGCTGCCGACGGAAATCCCCGCCGAGCTGTCTCTGCCCCCGGGCTTTTCCGCGCCGCGGTTGGCCCTGCCCGGGGTGCTGGCCGTGCAGGGGCCTCCGGCCGGGCAGGGCCGGGGTGAGCAGGACCCCGCGCTGACGGCCTTCTGCGCCGCGTTCGGGCAGCAGGATCCGATCCACCGCTTCCCCCTGCTGGTGGTGGTCGACGACAGCGAATTCACCGCCCGCACCCTGAACAATTTCCTCTGGGTCACCTTCACCCGCTCCAACCCCGCGAGCGATGTGTATGGAATTGGTGAATTCACCCGCAGCAAACACTGGGGCTGCAGCGGCCCGTTGGTCATCGATGCCCGTCACAAGTCCCACCATGCGCCGCCGCTGGTGGACGATCCGGCGGTCGAGAGGCGGGTCGACGCCTTGGGCGCGCCAGGGCAGCCGCTGCACGGCATCATCTGA
- a CDS encoding NAD(P)-dependent oxidoreductase has product MTKFGFLGLGIMGSAMAANLVRAGFEVVVWNRNPEKCAPLVALGARQADSPRQVVEQCGVTFAMLADPAAAEAVCFAGGGVLEGLPPGHGYVDMSTVDAETSQKIGAAVLARGGRFLEAPVSGSKKPAEEGTLLILAAGDAGLFEEARPALDKMGKQSFYLGELGNGAQMKLVVNMVMGGMMAIFAEALALAEKGGLDPRQLLEVLAGGALANPMFKGKGSAMLAGDFTVNFPLKHMQKDLRLALRLGDEVAQPLFAAATANEAFKKARSLGLGEEDFSALFRAVKAD; this is encoded by the coding sequence ATGACTAAATTCGGATTTCTCGGCCTGGGGATCATGGGCAGCGCCATGGCGGCCAACCTGGTTCGGGCCGGCTTCGAGGTCGTCGTCTGGAACCGCAACCCGGAAAAGTGCGCGCCGCTGGTCGCGCTGGGCGCCAGGCAGGCGGATTCGCCGCGGCAGGTGGTGGAGCAGTGCGGGGTGACCTTCGCCATGCTCGCCGATCCGGCTGCCGCCGAAGCGGTCTGTTTCGCCGGCGGGGGGGTGCTCGAGGGATTGCCGCCCGGCCACGGGTATGTCGACATGTCCACGGTCGATGCCGAAACCTCGCAGAAAATAGGCGCGGCGGTCCTCGCCCGGGGAGGGCGGTTTCTCGAGGCTCCGGTTTCGGGGAGCAAGAAACCGGCGGAGGAGGGGACCTTGCTGATTCTGGCGGCCGGCGACGCCGGGCTCTTCGAGGAGGCGCGCCCCGCCCTGGACAAGATGGGCAAGCAGTCTTTCTATCTCGGGGAGCTCGGCAACGGCGCGCAGATGAAACTGGTGGTCAACATGGTCATGGGCGGGATGATGGCGATCTTCGCCGAAGCCCTGGCCTTGGCCGAAAAGGGGGGGCTCGATCCCCGGCAGCTGCTCGAGGTGCTGGCCGGTGGCGCTTTGGCCAACCCCATGTTCAAGGGGAAGGGGAGCGCCATGCTGGCGGGGGACTTCACCGTCAACTTCCCTCTGAAGCATATGCAGAAGGATCTGCGTCTGGCGCTGAGGCTGGGCGACGAGGTGGCGCAGCCTCTGTTCGCCGCCGCCACCGCCAACGAGGCGTTCAAGAAAGCGCGCAGCCTGGGCTTGGGAGAGGAGGATTTTTCGGCGCTTTTCCGGGCGGTCAAGGCTGACTGA
- a CDS encoding dihydrolipoyl dehydrogenase family protein, which yields MNSGQDIVILGSGTTAFAAALKASQLGAQVLMVEQSHLGGTCVNWGCIPSKTLIHKAEAYFEARRGEPYGLNLNAAPVDCGQLMAAKNAAVKTLRREHYQKVLDQNKDIHVLRGHGRFLSPREMQVGAEILVSDRFLIACGGIPRTLQIPGLSEVGYLNSYSALHLPCFPPSLLIIGGGVIALEMGQMFARFGTRVTILERGDRTLKEFDPRLTGIFEDVLRQEGVELVFGVQSRRAFREAGESCLEVEVEGEQRIYRAEQIMLAVGTAPATEGIGLAEAGVQINDAGFITTDEECRTTAPGIWAAGDVTGPPLIAPAGAREGEVAIENMLDPARHRRIDHRNTPMAVFVDPEFATVGLSPDQARLAGKDVVETWLDLQQVAKAHVMGGRRGGILLCAEQGSGRVLGVQLLAPRAADIIHQATLAVRFGLTVFDLAETVHVYPTISDGLRLAALDNVRRQTAP from the coding sequence ATGAATTCCGGGCAGGACATCGTCATCCTCGGCTCGGGCACCACGGCCTTTGCGGCGGCCCTGAAGGCCTCGCAGCTGGGCGCGCAGGTGCTGATGGTGGAACAGAGCCACTTGGGCGGAACCTGCGTCAACTGGGGGTGCATCCCCAGCAAGACCCTCATCCACAAGGCCGAAGCCTATTTCGAGGCCCGCCGCGGCGAGCCCTACGGGCTGAACCTGAACGCCGCTCCGGTCGACTGCGGTCAGCTGATGGCCGCCAAGAACGCCGCGGTCAAGACCCTGCGCCGGGAGCATTACCAGAAGGTGCTCGACCAGAACAAGGATATTCACGTGCTGCGTGGTCACGGCCGTTTTCTCTCCCCCCGGGAGATGCAGGTGGGGGCGGAAATCCTGGTCAGCGACCGGTTCCTGATCGCCTGCGGCGGCATCCCGCGAACGCTGCAGATCCCGGGACTGAGCGAGGTGGGGTATCTCAACAGCTATTCGGCCCTGCACCTGCCCTGCTTTCCCCCCTCGCTGCTGATCATCGGCGGCGGGGTGATCGCCCTGGAGATGGGGCAGATGTTCGCCCGCTTCGGGACCCGGGTGACGATTCTCGAGCGGGGCGATCGCACCCTCAAGGAGTTTGATCCGCGACTTACCGGGATCTTCGAGGACGTGCTGCGCCAGGAGGGCGTCGAACTGGTGTTCGGGGTGCAGAGCCGGCGGGCCTTTCGGGAGGCCGGGGAGAGCTGTCTGGAGGTGGAGGTCGAGGGCGAGCAGCGCATCTACCGGGCCGAGCAGATCATGCTGGCTGTGGGCACCGCGCCGGCCACCGAGGGGATCGGCCTGGCCGAGGCCGGCGTGCAAATCAACGATGCCGGCTTCATCACCACCGACGAGGAATGCCGGACCACGGCACCGGGGATCTGGGCCGCCGGCGATGTCACGGGCCCCCCTCTGATCGCTCCCGCCGGGGCACGCGAAGGGGAGGTCGCGATAGAAAACATGCTCGATCCCGCTCGCCACCGGCGCATCGATCACCGCAACACCCCGATGGCGGTCTTCGTCGATCCCGAGTTCGCCACCGTGGGGCTTTCCCCCGACCAGGCCCGGCTGGCCGGCAAGGATGTGGTGGAGACCTGGCTCGACCTGCAGCAGGTGGCCAAGGCCCATGTCATGGGCGGACGCCGGGGGGGCATCCTGCTTTGCGCCGAACAGGGTTCGGGCCGGGTGCTCGGGGTTCAGCTGCTGGCGCCGCGGGCCGCCGACATCATCCACCAGGCGACCCTGGCGGTGCGCTTCGGTCTGACGGTCTTCGACCTGGCCGAAACCGTCCACGTCTATCCGACCATCAGCGATGGGCTGCGCCTGGCCGCGCTGGACAATGTCCGCCGGCAAACCGCCCCCTGA